TAACCATAGAGGCATACTTAGTAACGTTCCCCAGAGAACTCCTTCAAATAAGTTTCCTTCGTGCTCCATTATGCTCTCCCCCTTTTATAAGGAGTTTAGACAATTATATGCTGTCCTATTCATAAAGTATTCGCTTTCATTTGGTAGATTCCTTTATTTTTTATTTGGTTCTATTGGTTTATACAATTTTTCCGGGCGCCCCACCACTCCATAGGATACATCACTTATTGCATCGCCTCTATCAACTAAAGCTGCCAAATACCTTCTAGCTGTTGAGCGACTGACTCCAAGAGCTTCTACTATCAACTCTGTAGTGGCTTCCCCTTGATCTTGTATAAACTCTAGTATTTTCTGATACGTAATTTGATCTATTCCTTTTGCGTAAGGGATTGATTCAGGTTCTGCATGAGGTACTACGTTAAAAAGTTGATCAATAGAGTCTTGATCGAGTTTTTTCTGTTCGTTTGACCATGTAGTAACATTCAACCTGAATTGTTGATAGCGAGTCAGCATGTCCTTAAAGCGCTGAAAGATTAATGGTTTTGTCAGATAGTCAAATACACCATATCTTAGTGAATCGATAATCATATTTGCATCCTTTTCGGCACTAATCATAATCACATCTATCTGTGGATACTCAGTCTTTAATTGCGGCAGAAACTCTATCCCATTCATATCCGGTAGATAAATATCTAATATGACAAGCTGTGGCTCAAGCACTTCTAGCAATGTATCTGTTTCATGCTTTGAAGAAGCAATACCTACCACTCTAAATCCATCTACCTTCTCAACAAAGCGTTTATTAATCTCAGCAACTTTTAGATCATCTTCAATAATTAAGACATCAATGATTTGGTTTTGCTCCATTGAATTAAACTCCTTTTTAACCATTCTATTGTTCAATTGGGATTATCACCTCTATTGTCGTAACGGCCTCCGTGTTCGACCGATGATGTAGAGTTCCCTCTAACCCGTCAACCATCTCTTGAACAATACGCATCCCGTATCCATGATTCTTTTGTGTTTTTGTCGAATAGCCAGTCTCTAATAATGAATCAATGGAAAGTGCGCCTAAGCCTACTCCCCAATCCTGAACCATCATACTTAATGATTTGTCAGTGTACGTAAAAGAAATGGCGATTTTTTTTTGTTGTGCTCCTGGTTTAAGTACAGCATCCATTGCATTGTCTAACAGATTTCCCACAATGGTTAACACCGGCCGTTTTTGCTTATTATCAAGTGCAATTGGCTGTTCAGAAAGCAGGATATCACAGTCAATTCCTTTTTCCTCTGCTTGGTGCTGCTTGCCTATTAACAATGCGTGTAGCCAGCTATCTACTTGTTTATCAGTAAATGTGCTTGTTTTCTTAAACTGCGCCTGTGATTCCTCATCAATATAATCAATGGCTTCTTGATATGATTCAAGCTGCAGTAGTCCAGACAACACATATAGTTTATTGGAAAATTCATGTGTTTGCGCTCGTAATGCGTCTGCATAATCTTGCGTTTGACTAAGGCGTTCTGTTAACTCTATAAAATCAGATGTGTCTCTAAGGCTAAAAACAGTGCCCATCCACTCCTTTCCTTTATTCCAGATCGGCACTTTTTGAACAACAATTCCTTTGGTCATTGAAATGGCTTCTTGATTTTTGTTTGTTCCGTCACTTTGTAACGATAACTCCGTAAGCACTGGTGAGTGGTCCATATCCGACATTGATGTACCTGTATAATCATTCTCAGGATCTAGATTTAATAGTTTCTTCGCTCGAGTGTTCATTAACGTAATCTCACCAATTTGGTTAAACGCTACTAACCCTTCTCCAACCGATTCAACAATGGCTTGTTTCTCCTGATAAAGTCGTCCAATCTCA
The nucleotide sequence above comes from Alkalicoccobacillus plakortidis. Encoded proteins:
- a CDS encoding response regulator produces the protein MEQNQIIDVLIIEDDLKVAEINKRFVEKVDGFRVVGIASSKHETDTLLEVLEPQLVILDIYLPDMNGIEFLPQLKTEYPQIDVIMISAEKDANMIIDSLRYGVFDYLTKPLIFQRFKDMLTRYQQFRLNVTTWSNEQKKLDQDSIDQLFNVVPHAEPESIPYAKGIDQITYQKILEFIQDQGEATTELIVEALGVSRSTARRYLAALVDRGDAISDVSYGVVGRPEKLYKPIEPNKK
- a CDS encoding ATP-binding protein, which translates into the protein MKFQYKLMLLIIVLILSIISILGISFQKVIEDALEQEIGQRALDVAETLALNQTIIDAFQSNDPAAAMNQTAKAAFEVSEAEFITIANHEGIRYYHPKQSRIGLPSVGGDNDPVLLEGRSIISKAEGSLGLSVRGKAPIMSEGNVIGFVSVGFLAEGIESTALVYERIVLFIGLGTLILGLLGTVFITRSLKRATLGMEPNEIGRLYQEKQAIVESVGEGLVAFNQIGEITLMNTRAKKLLNLDPENDYTGTSMSDMDHSPVLTELSLQSDGTNKNQEAISMTKGIVVQKVPIWNKGKEWMGTVFSLRDTSDFIELTERLSQTQDYADALRAQTHEFSNKLYVLSGLLQLESYQEAIDYIDEESQAQFKKTSTFTDKQVDSWLHALLIGKQHQAEEKGIDCDILLSEQPIALDNKQKRPVLTIVGNLLDNAMDAVLKPGAQQKKIAISFTYTDKSLSMMVQDWGVGLGALSIDSLLETGYSTKTQKNHGYGMRIVQEMVDGLEGTLHHRSNTEAVTTIEVIIPIEQ